A genome region from Gemmatimonadaceae bacterium includes the following:
- a CDS encoding DUF3341 domain-containing protein → MPGILGAFRELDATVHAIEELKQKRLGEVTVYTPTPRHEIEHAINAGPSPVRLFTLFGGLAGATCGYWIAIWTSDYWPLVVGGKPVASWVPYTIFGFEVMVLFGALSTVVGLFINSRIPRLTMTVGYDPRFSHGDYGVWVECAPSDAAAATSILRESGAVEVRSER, encoded by the coding sequence ATGCCGGGCATTCTCGGAGCATTTCGTGAGCTCGACGCAACCGTTCACGCGATCGAGGAGCTGAAGCAGAAGCGGCTCGGCGAAGTCACCGTCTACACTCCAACTCCGCGCCATGAGATCGAGCACGCGATCAACGCGGGCCCGAGTCCCGTGCGGCTGTTCACGCTGTTCGGTGGGCTTGCCGGAGCGACGTGTGGATACTGGATCGCGATCTGGACATCCGACTACTGGCCGCTCGTCGTGGGAGGCAAGCCGGTCGCGTCATGGGTCCCCTACACGATCTTCGGCTTCGAGGTGATGGTGCTGTTCGGCGCGCTGTCCACGGTCGTCGGACTGTTCATCAACTCGCGCATCCCTCGACTGACGATGACTGTGGGGTACGACCCGCGGTTCAGTCACGGGGACTACGGAGTCTGGGTCGAGTGCGCACCCTCGGATGCGGCGGCGGCGACCTCGATTCTTCGCGAGAGCGGAGCAGTGGAGGTGCGCAGTGAGCGTTAG